DNA from Mycobacterium sp. SMC-8:
TCCGGCAGAGCCACCCCGACCTCGGCGAGCACTGTGCGCGGTTCGCGCGCGGCACGGGCGCGGAACACCGGATCTTTGTACCAGTAGGGCGGCAGCCCCAGCACCGGCCACGGGAAGCACGAGCACAGCGTGCAGATCACCAGGTTGTGCACTCCCGGCCCGTTCGCCACGGCCTGCAGGTGTTCGCCTTCGGCGCCGGCCATCCCCTCGGGCAGATCGAGTTCGGCCAGTGCGGCCGGGGTGTCGATCACCACCCGCGCGGCGAAATCCGGATCCGTCCACGCCTTCACGACGATCTTCTTTCCGTTCAGCGGTGTCATCTCGGATTCGAAGTAGGACAACACCTTCTCCACGGTCTGGCTGGTGATGACACCCTTCTCGATCAGCAGTCGCTCCAGCGCCGCGACGCGGTCGGCGCTGGACTTCTCCCGGTCGGCCGGGTAGGCGAACTGGTCGGTCATTGAGAATCCTCCTCGACAGGTTGCAGGTATGCCTCGAAAAGTTCGGCGTACAGGGTGTTGGCGCC
Protein-coding regions in this window:
- the nthA gene encoding nitrile hydratase subunit alpha: MTDQFAYPADREKSSADRVAALERLLIEKGVITSQTVEKVLSYFESEMTPLNGKKIVVKAWTDPDFAARVVIDTPAALAELDLPEGMAGAEGEHLQAVANGPGVHNLVICTLCSCFPWPVLGLPPYWYKDPVFRARAAREPRTVLAEVGVALPDDTEIKVWDSSGHSRWFVIPERPSRTEDLTDDELMELVTTESMMGVALAGQPV